One window of Phoenix dactylifera cultivar Barhee BC4 chromosome 5, palm_55x_up_171113_PBpolish2nd_filt_p, whole genome shotgun sequence genomic DNA carries:
- the LOC103718602 gene encoding putative alpha-L-fucosidase 1, with product MAAECSQGTPLLVLFFLLYLTWSTSVHSSSSIPPPLPIVPLPSAAQLRWQLGEMALFLHFGPNTFTDSEWGTGHADPAVFSPAALDARQWARAAAAGGFSRVVLTAKHHDGFCLWPSAYTDYSVRSSPWRGGRGDVVAELASAAREFGIGFGIYLSPWDRHDPSCGKTREYNEYYLGQMRELLTRYGDIQEVWLDGAKGEGEKDMYYLFECWFALIHQLQPNAVIFSDAGPDSRWIGDEDGVAGSTCWSLFNQSSVTIGHIDDQYSRGGDPDGHDWVPPECDVSIRPGWFWHSSEHPKSAMTLLDIYYKSVGRNCLLILNVPPNSSGLISDEDLQVLHDFTELRSTIFSHNLAQNAIVTASTVRGGLHDMHFGPYNVLQQGIYSFWAPEEGETEWTIFLDLGRSISFNVLQVQEPVQMGQRVIKFHVDILRNRGWTTITYGTTIGYKRLLQFPVVETQFLSFIIDDSRADPLISYIGIYLDPFTVINGLPSAVVQSSLNDTQTIKLSTYNHSGSASIATI from the exons ATGGCAGCAGAATGTTCCCAAGGTACCCCTCTCCtcgtcctcttcttcctcctctacttGACTTGGTCCACTTCTGTCCACTCTTCCAGCTCtatccctcctcctcttcccattGTGCCCCTCCCCTCCGCCGCTCAGCTCCGGTGGCAGCTGGGCGAGATGGCCCTCTTCCTCCACTTCGGCCCCAATACCTTCACCGACTCCGAGTGGGGCACCGGCCACGCCGACCCCGCCGTCTTCTCCCCCGCTGCCCTCGACGCCCGGCAGTGGGCCCGCGCCGCTGCCGCCGGCGGCTTCTCCCGCGTCGTCCTCACCGCCAAGCACCACGACGGCTTCTGCCTCTGGCCCTCCGCCTACACCGACTACTCCGTCCGCTCCAGCCCCTGGCGCGGCGGGCGCGGGGACGTCGTGGCCGAGCTCGCCAGCGCCGCCAGGGAGTTCGGGATCGGCTTCGGGATCTACCTCTCGCCGTGGGACCGCCACGATCCTTCCTGCGGGAAGACGAGGGAGTACAACGAGTACTACTTGGGGCAGATGAGGGAGCTGCTGACTCG TTATGGAGATATTCAGGAGGTTTGGTTGGACGGGGCAAAGGGAGAGGGCGAGAAGGACATGTACTACCTGTTTGAATGCTGGTTTGCACTGATTCATCAGCTCCAACCTAATGCTGTGATTTTCTCTGATGCCGGACCAGACAGCAGatggattggagatgaggatggAGTCGCCGGTTCTACTTGCTGGTCTCTTTTCAATCAAAGTTCTGTTACAATTGGTCACATTGATGATCA ATATTCTCGAGGAGGAGATCCAGATGGGCATGATTGGGTCCCCCCTGAGTGTGATGTGTCCATCAGACCAGGTTGGTTTTGGCACAGCTCCGAGCATCCAAAATCAGCAATGACCCTGCTTGACATATATTACAAGTCAGTAGGCAGGAACTGCCTGTTGATACTGAATGTCCCACCCAATTCATCAGGCCTAATATCTGATGAAGACCTTCAAGTACTTCATGACTTCACTGAACTTCGGAGCACAATATTCTCCCATAACTTGGCTCAGAATGCCATTGTTACTGCAAGCACTGTGCGTGGAGGTTTGCATGATATGCACTTTGGTCCCTACAatgtcctccaacaaggtattTATAGTTTCTGGGCTCCTGAGGAGGGTGAAACAGAGTGGACAATATTCCTGGACTTAGGTCGATCTATATCATTTAACGTACTGCAGGTCCAAGAGCCAGTTCAAATGGGACAGCGAGTTATTAAATTTCATGTTGATATTTTGAGAAATAGAGGGTGGACAACAATTACATATGGCACAACTATTGGGTATAAAAGGCTGCTTCAATTTCCAGTGGTTGAAACTCAGTTTTTGAGCTTCATCATTGATGACTCACGTGCCGATCCGTTGATCTCATACATTGGCATCTACCTGGACCCCTTTACTGTCATTAATGGTCTACCAAGTGCTGTTGTGCAGTCTTCCTTGAATGACACCCAAACAATTAAGCTATCAACATATAATCATTCTGGCAGTGCAAGCATAGCAACAATCTAG